The Podospora pseudocomata strain CBS 415.72m chromosome 1 map unlocalized CBS415.72m_1, whole genome shotgun sequence genome has a segment encoding these proteins:
- a CDS encoding uncharacterized protein (COG:S; EggNog:ENOG503NVVH), with protein sequence MSSSLSPDDYNLDAGPSDQDTGPLSSLNLEFMKNITDKKSTTKAGQPPKRRGPKPDSKPALTRRQELNRQAQRTHRERKERYIKALEDEVLRLKEAFTHASQDKAQLAEENCQLKALLSQGVAVGGPSLLDDSLSNPSLGYESGPASITGSYAPISSNTSNFTASPLPTGGMGRQSGPSPNNGGMGGFENKPNPNPNPNLDYEQLGIDFVLTLERPCMEHLPWLLDRTVESGGVEPCGHALMASCPPESFTQMAPEVPFGHNYSGETKTHNQGVTDHGRTGEQPRTWDLAKPDLATLMDLSQKLNLEGEITPVMAWGMVVTHPGVNMLRMEDFRKLADELAGKVRCYGFGSVMEEFEVRDALENVFSTKSELVLGY encoded by the exons ATGTCTTCATCGTTGTCGCCAGACGACTACAATCTCGATGCGGGACCCTCGGATCAGGACACAGGCCCGCTGTCTTCACTGAACCTCGAATTTATGAAAAATATCACCGACAAGAAGTCAACAACGAAGGCTGGGCAGCCTCCAAAGCGTCGAGGACCCAAGCCCGACAGCAAGCCTGCGCTGACCAGAAGACAAGAGCTGAACCGACAAGCACAAAG AACACACCGAGAGCGCAAAGAACGATATATCAAGGCCCTCGAAGACGAAGTCCTTCGGCTCAAAGAGGCATTCACTCATGCCTCCCAGGATAAAGCCCAGCTGGCTGAGGAAAATTGCCAGCTCAAGGCGCTCCTAAGCCAAGGGGTGGCTGTGGGTGGTCCCAGTTTGTTGGACGATTCTTTGAGCAACCCAAGTCTAGGCTACGAGTCCGGTCCCGCCAGCATCACCGGGAGCTACGCGCCAATATCGAGCAATACAAGCAACTTCACTGCGTCGCCCCTCCCAACCGGCGGAATGGGACGCCAGAGCGGCCCGTCACCAAACAATGGGGGTATGGGAGGGTTCGAGAACAAACCGAATCCGAATCCGAATCCGAACCTCGATTACGAGCAACTTGGGATCGATTTTGTGTTAAC GCTCGAGAGACCTTGCATGGAACACCTACCATGGCTACTTGACCGAACTGTCGAATCGGGCGGAGTCGAACCCTGCGGACATGCTCTCATGGCATCGTGCCCACCCGAGTCGTTTACCCAGATGGCCCCTGAGGTCCCGTTTGGACACAACTACAGTGGAGAAACCAAGACACACAATCAAGGTGTCACCGATCATGGCCGTACTGGAGAGCAGCCGCGTACATGGGATTTGGCAAAGCCCGACTTGGCAACGTTGATGGACCTCAGCCAGAAACTGAATCTTGAGGGGGAGATCACACCTGTAATGGCgtgggggatggtggtgacgcACCCGGGTGTTAATATGTTGAGGATGGAAGATTTTAGAAAGCTGGCTGATGAGTTGGCTGGGAAGGTTAGGTGTTATGG GTTTGGTTCTGTGATGGAGGAGTTCGAGGTTCGAGATGCGTTGGAGAATGTTTTCTCGACGAAATCGGAGCTTGTACTGGGATATTGA
- a CDS encoding uncharacterized protein (EggNog:ENOG503NUQV; COG:J), protein MYLTSRKPCSRRVWYLLFCHRPSCPSALCYRKRLPHTHNTPPREFHFLKISPLSNCCNSAFTSQPPQHRISAHSTITTYWTSSGTYLQQPNSYPTSTQPNMAVPPPGESALVDLINSLPEHEGTWGPPITTETTLNGVPYAPFSKSDKLGRMADWTDNKDGRDGRGGRQQFNRNFRDQQVYGAGSASLFTPPVAEDEASFSVVSNVRDSTKTRFGRGAVFTRGRGGQRGGRGDARAAGGRQQFQRAGRGGQYGGGYDSRGGARGGGNARGGRRFGWKDYDKPARNRDASINIKPNWTLLEEIDYNRLSKLNLETDEGEDIDSYGFVNAYDRSYDKPPVKNSERKLLALDRAAYNVTTSVDPIIQELADKEEATIFATDSILSMLMCAPRSVYSWDIVIVRQGNKVFFDKRDNAALDMVTVNENAADAPLEASEGSKDSINQPTALAEEATYINHNFANQVVLEQHKVSMAHENPFYSPEESVPPASKAYKYRRFDLSTTEESPTYLIVRTELDAVQKSALNNENQFVTVHALNEFDSKAQGSGGGLDWRTKLVSQRGAVVATEMKNNSCKLARWTVQSILAKADVMKIGFVSRANPKTNDKHVILGVVGWKPKDFANQMNLQLSNGWGIVRTIADMVLQQPEGKYILVKDPNKNILRLYQLPAGSLDDEEEEVAEPVQEAEE, encoded by the exons ATGTACTTGACCTCTAGAAAACCGTGTTCTAGACGTGTGTGGTACCTGCTTTTCTGTCACCGACCTTCCTGCCCCTCCGCACTGTGCTACCGCAAGCGGTTGCCCCACACCCACAACACCCCACCACGAGAATTTCACTTTTTGAAAATTAGCCCTCTGTCAAACTGCTGCAACTCCGCATTCACGTCGCAACCGCCACAGCACCGGATCTCGGCTCACTCTACGATCACTACTTATTGGACATCATCCGGAACATACCTCCAGCAGCCCAACTCTTATCCCACATCaacacaacccaatatggctgtcccaccaccaggcgAGTCGGCCCTGGTCGACCTGATCAACTCGTTGCCCGAGCATGAGGGCACTTGGGGCCCCCCGATTACCACCGAGACCACCCTCAACGGCGTTCCCTACGCCCCATTCTCCAAGAGCGACAAGCTCGGTCGCATGGCTGACTGGACCGACAACAAGGATGGCAGAGACGGCCGTGGTGGCAGACAGCAATTCAACAGGAACTTTAGAG ACCAACAAGTCTATGGTGCCGGTTCCGCTTCTCTGTTCACTCCTCCTGtcgccgaggacgaggcttCCTTCTCCGTTGTCTCCAACGTTCGCGACTCAACCAAGACCCGCTTCGGCCGTGGTGCCGTTTTCACCCGTGGCCGCGGTGGCCAGcgcggtggaaggggagatgCCAGAGCCGCCGGTGGTCGTCAACAGTTCCAGCGTGCCGGTCGCGGTGGGCAATATGGCGGAGGCTATGACAGCCGGGGCGGTGCCCGCGGTGGCGGCAATGCTCGCGGCGGTCGTCGCTTTGGCTGGAAGGATTACGACAAGCCTGCTCGCAACCGTGATGCTTCGATCAACATCAAGCCCAACTGGACCTTGCTTGAGGAGATTGACTACAACCGTCTTAGCAAGTTGAACCTCGAGACGGACGAGGGTGAGGATATCGACAGCTACGGTTTCGTAAATGCCTACGACCGCTCCTACGACAAGCCACCAGTCAAGAACTCGGAGCGCAAGCTTCTTGCGCTTGACCGTGCTGCCTACAACGTCACGACCTCTGTGGATCCTATCATCCAGGAGCTCGctgacaaggaggaggccacCATCTTCGCCACTGATAGCATTCTCTCGATGCTGATGTGCGCCCCCCGTTCCGTCTACTCTTGGGATATCGTCATTGTCAGACAGGGCAACAAGGTCTTCTTTGACAAGCGCGACAACGCCGCTCTTGATATGGTCACCGTCAACGAGAACGCCGCCGATGCGCCGCTCGAGGCTTCCGAGGGATCCAAGGATTCTATCAACCAGCCCACCGCGCTCGCGGAGGAGGCTACCTATATCAACCACAACTTTGCCAACCAGGTTGTGCTTGAGCAGCACAAGGTCAGCATGGCTCACGAGAACCCCTTCTACTCCCCCGAGGAGTCCGTGCCCCCTGCGTCCAAGGCCTACAAGTACAGACGGTTCGATctttccaccaccgaggAGAGCCCCACTTATCTAATCGTCCGCACCGAGTTGGATGCGGTGCAAAAGAGCGCTCTCAACAACGAAAACCAGTTCGTCACTGTCCACGCTCTCAACGAGTTTGACAGCAAGGCTCAAggcagcggtggtggccTTGACTGGAGGACCAAGCTTGTGTCTCAGCGTGGTGCTGTAGTCGCCACTGAGATGAAGAACAACAGCTGCAAGCTCGCCAGATGGACTGTTCAGTCTATTCTCGCCAAGGCTGATGTCATGAAGATTGG TTTCGTGTCTCGCGCGAACCCCAAGACCAATGACAAGCACGTCATTCTCGGCGTTGTTGGCTGGAAGCCTAAGGACTTTGCCAACCAGATGAACCTCCAGCTGTCCAACGGCTGGGGTATCGTTCGTACCATCGCCGACATGGTTCTTCAGCAGCCAGAGGGTAAGTACATCTTGGTCAAGGACCCCAACAAGAACATCCTCCGACTCTACCAGCTCCCTGCTGGGAGCttggatgacgaggaggaggaggtcgccGAGCCGGTtcaggaggcggaggagtaG
- a CDS encoding uncharacterized protein (COG:I; EggNog:ENOG503NY5C) yields the protein MTCLTNLFPHPLRGLLLVTPFLLSTGLANLTLFLLPFAKLLLPSSLIHTLCSLIAGTLVYRFIQHIFTAINSAEITFSGDTPLPKESAIVISNHVAWSDFYLVQAAADKANMGSHTRYFAKAGLKWGLWGMGMPTVTREWTRDKRELERVFRGVKEEGWKTWLVSFSEGSRFTPEKYLQSRLWCRQNSKPQPEYLLYPRTRGFIATVQHLRKAPHVKAVYDLTLAYQCGEEFQKAPTMWETIAVPKLSLTREQGGVGYRFHVHVRRFPIEELPGDAAGLAKWLEQRWVEKGRWLEARRLRWASVDVLRKTDGIFGGMGRVVDADSRT from the exons atgacctgcctcaccaacctcttcccccatcccctccgtggcctcctcctcgtcacccccttcctcctctccaccggccTCGCCAACCTAACCCTGTTCCTGCTCCCCTtcgccaaactcctcctcccctcctctttaATCCACACCCTCTGCTCCCTCATCGCCGGCACGCTAGTCTACCGCTTCATCCAGCACATCTTCACTGCGATCAACAGCGCCGAAATCACCTTTTCCGGCGACACCCCCTTGCCAAAAGAGTCCGCCATCGTCATATCAAACCACGTCGCCTGGTCAGACTTTTACCTTGTtcaagctgctgctgataaAGCAAACATGGGAAGCCACACGAGATATTTTGCAAAGGCGGGGTTGAAGTGG GGATTATGGGGGATGGGCATGCCTACTGTTACGAGGGAGTGGACGAGGGATAAGAGGGAGTTAGAGAGGGTTTTCAGGGGGGTGAAGGAAGAAGGGTGGAAGACTT GGCTGGTATCCTTTTCGGAAGGGTCACGGTTTACACCGGAGAAATACCTCCAGTCACGGCTCTGGTGCAGGCAGAATAGCAAACCCCAACCAGAGTATCTGCTCTatccgaggacgaggggaTTTATTGCTACGGTGCAGCATTTGAGGAAGGCGCCGCATGTCAAGGCGGTGTATGATTTGACGTTGGCGTATCAGTGTGGGGAGGAGTTTCAAAAGGCGCCGACGATGTGGGAGACGATTGCAGTCCCGAAATTGAGTCTGACTAGGGAgcaagggggggtggggtatCGATTTCATGTACATGTGAGGAGGTTCCCCATTGAGGAGTTGCCGGGGGATGCGGCCGGGCTGGCGAAGTGGTTGGAGCAGAGGtgggtggagaaggggaggtggcttgaggcgaggaggttgaggtgggcgAGCGTGGATGTGCTGAGGAAGACTGACGGGatttttggggggatggggagggtggtggatgcggACTCTCGAACGTGA
- the RIM15 gene encoding rim15, signal transduction response regulator (EggNog:ENOG503NVW1; COG:T): MEEEPTPPNMLAPPALNSLRAGGMERSFSENIREEREELREAAEQTLNVLLDLNLNGTIRWVSPSWVDVIGTPPDSVIGTPIADLVVSQDPTIFSKVVQDMKDDDRRSQFIRFAVKLGPMAKLYPVEMIGEPAEEMPLPTVELEAQGIMVYSGASEGESHSMWMIRPWVAPREIKIDLPPVIVDSLGSGAEVLASYLTQLAESGLDDPALHPPPLPVLCRICERQISPWWFEKHTDLCLQEHRAEMDVQMAQENLTEHRSAIVKVLDALGDTRRSRSLVGEPSPPLAAEYKGLLIRAPTSATSSPGTSSPILGAGRSRERSSGFGHARARSFAVRRPQVRIVELLLDLCDTAIEISTPAIKESPQPDGEIRTQSPQSEGHITQVLQWETPGTNTLEQEQGLALLCSDTEKVARDKVEAVFRHRRILEYAERIRVEFAIIVQNCIDKALRSAARIASGHMLSDTTEDEDEAAVIAPSRGEEDIFVGSFDEHPSGLALALENADIDEDPERRRSSAVHSTRSSSPRECPTPRSHRGATANFSGANQSRRESMIFESDAGADSDGSLRSASVASRPPPRTDSPMSEFSDLRRQASSRQHHRRSLILPGAVSPRRQESPSRMGPPSSPLRIHKPRNFPFSSDALVSPEASPLLTHSEFTSPSVPHHVHHRRQSSAAVSASTGDLPLSIKPPVSPRLAPQAKAVPPSIRDFEIIKPISKGAFGSVYLSKKKSTGEYFAIKVLKKADMVAKNQVTNVKAERAIMMWQGESDFVAKLYWTFSSKDYLYLVMEYLNGGDCAALIKILGGLSEEWAKKYLGEVVLGVEHLHSRGIVHRDLKPDNLLIDQKGHLKLTDFGLSRMGLIGRQKRALNSGTDAAPDLLKQGPFARSTSIASSRSTSMDLHGRSHSPGSTPQMTPSDCAVSLGPPSYFNLGTLSQEPRRVSTQRSDSGGSEALSQMIGNLSLADPQVSYSSSAILSPAEGSEVEPGASPDFASLSHVTSHNGLESHRGTPPQPSMAPPNWALFDPEDTTRRFVGTPDYLAPETIKGEPQDETSDWWSVGCILYEFLYGIPPFHAGEAEQVFENILARRMTFPEMDPKISPEAKDIINKLLCMDPSQRLGANKDDKFQSGGEEIRNHPWFNGVNWDTLLQDEAEFVPQPEDPEDTEYFDSRGATLQSFVEEMEDQSSPPPGGPLSDNFDRPHDALSRVRSQVNSMKRGLMPLHIPPHVRDHKSSRRLSEPVAADDFGNFTFKNLPVLEKANKDVIQKLRAEALAGSNKPISPGGASNNSITSPGTGLEGSPIIANPVQRTLSNAKATQRPQSPSGLSHANSSPSRASQPSSPLLVSFVAGQGENRRKASANSNTSQPSTTTSSLQPGNFFDLPRVPPSLQKAATSVAASPSPVKSRGGGLPPLPLSSPSKPMPNHLMSTPRHSGSSVGGRSRSLTVGSQEGSPVAADLFLAAAHKNRRSQVFDMSPSSSDNEGDKANALLRVQRRRQSSRRMSYIAANEGIPIFRALDVLICDDHPISRMVMEKLLEKLRCRTVAVSTGPEAIRYAMSDIKFDIIFLEFRLPQISGWDVARMIRETKHANTHTPIVAITAYLKDLNGPYLFDSLIEKPISSSKLTEVLCSLCQWKAPMPGQLVNTTQTSLPLPHPVPSGLRQQETFRLEDSPTSNSSGYANRSSSSFREDSIASSLYGDSESVMTDDIPVLISRKATGDWEEGGGLGISGAEEILSGQGEPMRSPTLPHLVTQQSAPGQMEHSPLQKKGPMPQRSFEKLKARRESLEKRRFEGNVDSADDEDDELDAGGTGRTPASPSAKHSRAKQQLPSSKLGIEMMRANSHDSMLEPQTQVATPNHEGQLEFPESIAPEIAPTPITPLSKVVEDLNEGVETPPAAEGESVDKADIDVDETPRPNSTLAFMASIDEDPTPRPPARVTDRDNVLPFSGI; the protein is encoded by the exons ATGGAAGAAGAGCCTACCCCACCCAACATGCTGGCCCCGCCGGCCTTGAACTCGCTCCGGGCCGGCGGCATGGAGAGATCGTTCAGCGAGAACATTcgtgaggagagagaggagctCCGAGAGGCTGCCGAGCAGACTCTCAATGTCCTTCTGGATCTTAACCTCAATGGGACGATTCGATGGGTGAGCCCATCCTGGGTTGATGTGATTGGGACACCACCAGACTCCGTCATTGGAACACCAATTGCCGACCTTGTTGTCAGCCAAGACCcgaccatcttctccaaggttgtgcaggaCATGAAAGACGATGACCGGCGCAGCCAGTTTATACGATTTGCTGTCAAGCTGGGGCCCATGGCAAAGCTTTACCCGGTCGAGATGATTGGAGAGCCTGCTGAGGAAATGCCCCTCCCTACTGTTGAGCTAGAGGCCCAGGGTATCATGGTGTATAGTGGTGCGTCAGAGGGAGAAAGCCAT AGCATGTGGATGATCAGACCCTGGGTAGCCCCACGAGAGATCAAGATTGATTTACCACCGGTTATCGTTGATTCTCTCGGGTCCGGCGCTGAAGTGTTGGCGAGTTACCTGACCCAACTCGCAGAATCCGGACTTGACGATCCAGCCCTCCATCCCCCGCCCCTTCCGGTTCTTTGCCGAATTTGCGAACGTCAGATTTCCCCGTGGTGGTTTGAGAAGCACACAGACCTCTGCTTGCAGGAACATCGAGCTGAGATGGATGTTCAGATGGCGCAAGAAAATCTGACCGAGCACAGGAGCGCGATTGTCAAGGTTCTCGACGCGTTAGGAGACACTCGACGAAGTCGCTCCTTGGTAGGGgagccatcgccgccattGGCTGCTGAATACAAAGGGTTGCTTATTAGGGCGCCTACCTCGGCTACTTCTTCCCCGGGCACATCATCGCCAATCCTTGGCGCAGGTCGGTCGCGAGAACGATCGTCTGGCTTTGGACATGCGCGAGCGCGGTCCTTCGCCGTGCGCCGGCCGCAGGTCCGGATTGTTGAGCTCTTACTGGATCTTTGCGATACAGCCATTGAAATCAGCACGCCGGCCATCAAGGAGTCGCCCCAGCCAGACGGTGAAATTCGCACGCAGTCCCCTCAGTCGGAAGGACATATCACGCAGGTTTTACAGTGGGAGACCCCAGGAACCAACACACTGGAACAGGAGCAGGGGCTTGCCCTGCTTTGCAGTGATACAGAAAAAGTAGCTCGGGACAAGGTGGAGGCCGTATTCCGTCACCGACGAATCTTGGAGTATGCCGAGCGAATTCGCGTCGAGTTTGCCATTATCGTTCAAAACTGTATCGATAAAGCCTTGCGTAGTGCGGCTAGGATTGCCTCTGGACATATGCTCAGTGACACGAccgaggatgaagacgaagCTGCCGTCATTGCGCCGTCtcggggggaggaggatatctTTGTGGGAAGTTTTGATGAGCACCCTTCTGGTTTGGCTTTGGCATTAGAAAATGCAGATATTGATGAAGATCCTGAAAGACGGCGTTCGTCTGCTGTCCACTCTACGAGATCAAGCAGTCCCCGAGAGTGCCCAACCCCGCGATCTCACCGAGGTGCCACAGCCAACTTTTCGGGTGCGAATCAGTCTCGACGAGAATCAATGATTTTTGAGAGCGATGCGGGTGCGGACAGCGATGGAAGCTTGCGATCAGCATCCGTGGCGtcaaggccgccgccgcggaCAGACTCGCCCATGTCCGAGTTCAGTGATCTCCGCCGGCAGGCAAGTTCgcgacaacatcatcgcAGAAGCCTGATTCTCCCCGGAGCCGTGTCTCCGCGGCGGCAGGAATCGCCATCACGTATGGGTCCGCCGTCGTCCCCCCTTCGGATTCACAAGCCCCGTAactttcccttctcctcggaCGCTCTTGTGTCTCCTGAGGCGTCCCCGTTGCTCACACATAGCGAGTTCACTTCGCCGAGCGTCCCCCATCATGTTCACCACAGAAGACAATCCTCGGCTGCTGTCTCGGCATCCACCGGGGACTTGCCCCTGAGCATCAAACCGCCTGTATCGCCACGTCTAGCGCCTCAAGCCAAGGCCGTGCCTCCATCGATCAGAGACTTCGAGATCATCAAGCCCATCAGCAAAGGCGCGTTTGGTAGCGTCTATTTGTCCAAAAAGAAGTCGACAGGCGAGTACTTTGCCATCAAAGTACTCAAGAAAGCTGACATGGTCGCCAAGAATCAGGTCACCAACGTTAAAGCGGAACGGGCCATCATGATGTGGCAAGGTGAAAGCGACTTTGTTGCCAAGCTATACTGGACCTTTTCGAGCAAAGACTACCTGTACCTCGTAATGGAGTACCTCAACGGAGGGGATTGTGCGGCACTCATCAAGATTTTGGGCGGTCTATCTGAGGAATGGGCAAAGAAATAtctgggcgaggttgttcTCGGTGTTGAGCACTTGCACAGCCGCGGAATCGTTCACCGAGATCTCAAGCCTGATAACCTGCTGATTGATCAGAAGGGCCACTTGAAGTTGACCGACTTCGGTCTTTCACGGATGGGTTTGATTGGAAGGCAGAAGCGGGCACTGAACAGCGGCACTGATGCTGCCCCTGACTTGCTCAAGCAAGGACCGTTCGCTCGGTCGACATCCATCGCATCATCCAGGTCGACTTCCATGGACCTTCACGGCCGCAGCCACTCGCCTGGCTCCACGCCGCAAATGACTCCTAGCGATTGCGCCGTGAGCCTAGGACCACCCTCCTACTTCAACCTTGGCACATTGTCGCAGGAACCACGTCGTGTGTCCACTCAGCGCAGCGACAGTGGCGGTAGTGAAGCACTGTCGCAGATGATTGGCAATCTATCTTTGGCTGATCCTCAAGTGAGCTACTCATCATCGGCCATTCTTTCCCCTGCCGAGGGGAGTGAAGTTGAGCCTGGCGCATCCCCAGACTTTGCCTCCCTTTCCCACGTCACTTCACACAACGGTCTCGAGTCCCACAGGGGCACTCCTCCGCAGCCATCAATGGCGCCGCCAAATTGGGCTCTATTTGACCCCGAAGATACCACCCGCCGCTTCGTTGGCACTCCGGATTATCTTGCTCCGGAAACAATCAAAGGCGAACCTCAAGACGAAACCAGTGATTGGTGGTCCGTTGGATGCATCTTGTACGAGTTCCTCTACGGCATCCCGCCGTTCCACGCCGGTGAGGCCGAGCAGGTATTTGAGAACATTCTTGCCCGGAGAATGACGTTTCCTGAGATGGACCCAAAGATATCACCCGAGGCCAAAGATATCATCAACAAGCTGCTTTGTATGGATCCCAGCCAACGCCTGGGTGCTAACAAGGACGATAAGTTCCAGAGTGGAGGCGAGGAAATCCGTAATCATCCTTGGTTCAATGGTGTGAACTGGGACACGTTGCTTCAGGATGAGGCCGAGTTTGTGCCCCAGCCGGAAGACCCTGAGGATACCGAGTACTTTGACTCCCGTGGCGCCACGCTCCAGTCTTTtgtggaagagatggaggatCAGAGCTCGCCCCCTCCCGGTGGCCCCCTTTCCGACAATTTTGACCGACCGCACGATGCCCTGTCTCGGGTTAGATCCCAGGTCAACTCCATGAAGCGTGGTTTGATGCCTCTGCACATTCCTCCGCACGTTAGAGACCACAAGAGTAGCCGGAGGCTCAGTGAACCTGTGGCCGCTGATGACTTTGGGAATTTCACTTTCAAGAACCTGCCTGTTCTCGAGAAGGCGAACAAGGATGTGATCCAGAAACTGCGCGCAGAAGCTCTCGCGGGCTCAAACAAACCCATCAGTCCCGGCGGAGcgagcaacaacagcattACTTCTCCCGGAACAGGCCTTGAGGGTAGTCCCATCATTGCCAATCCGGTTCAACGGACGCTATCCAATGCCAAAGCTACTCAACGGCCCCAGTCGCCCTCTGGTCTGAGCCACGCCAACTCGTCTCCCAGTCGTGCTTCCCAGCCTTCGTCGCCCCTATTGGTCTCTTTTGTGGCAGGCCAAGGCGAGAACAGACGCAAGGCCTCTGCGAACTCGAATACATCGCAGCCCTCAACAACGACAAGTTCACTGCAGCCGGGAAATTTCTTCGATCTACCCCGCGTTCCGCCTAGTCTGCAGAAAGCGGCCACTAGTGTTGCTGCTTCCCCGTCCCCGGTGAAAAGTCGTGGGGGAGGGTTGCCTCCGCTGCCGCTCTCGTCACCGTCAAAGCCAATGCCGAATCACCTGATGTCTACTCCCAGGCACAGCGGAAGCTCCGTCGGCGGACGTTCCCGTTCGTTGACGGTGGGCTCGCAAGAAGGTAGCCCGGTGGCAGCAGATCTCTTCTTGGCGGCTGCTCATAAGAATCGTCGCAGCCAAGTATTTGACatgtcaccatcatcctcggaCAACGAGGGCGACAAGGCCAATGCGCTGCTCAGAGTTCAACGACGACGTCAAAGCTCGAGACGCATGTCATATATCGCGGCAAATGAGGGCATTCCTATTTTCCGTGCTCTCGACGTTTTGATATGCGATgatcatcccatctcccgcATGGTGATGGAAAAACTCCTGGAGAAGCTGCGGTGCCGTACCGTTGCCGTATCAACAGGTCCTGAGGCCATTCGATACGCCATGAGCGACATCAAGTTCGACATCATTTTCCTGGAGTTTAGGTTGCCGCAGATTTCAGGTTGGGACGTTGCCCGTATGATACGCGAGACCAAGCATGCAAACACCCATACTCCCATTGTTGCGATCACAGCCTACTTGAAGGATCTGAACGGGCCTTATCTCTTTGACTCGCTCATTGAGAAACCGATCAGTTCATCAAAGTTAACCGAGGTTCTTTGTTCGCTTTGTCAGTGGAAAGCGCCCATGCCCGGCCAGCTGGTCAACACAACTCAAACATCGTTGCCGCTGCCGCATCCTGTTCCTTCGGGTCTTCGACAACAGGAAACCTTTCGACTTGAGGACAGCCCCACCTCTAATTCGTCTGGATATGCCAATCGTTCGAGCAGCAGCTTCCGGGAGGACTCAATCGCATCTAGTCTATATGGAGACTCGGAGTCCGTCATGACAGACGACATTCCGGTTCTGATCAGCAGGAAAGCCACTGGTGActgggaagagggcggcggaCTTGGCATCTCAGGTGCCGAGGAGATATTGTCGGGCCAAGGCGAGCCGATGAGGTCTCCCACGCTCCCTCATCTGGTGACTCAGCAATCAGCACCAGGCCAGATGGAACACTCGCCGCTCCAAAAGAAAGGACCGATGCCTCAGCGTTCCTTTGAGAAGTTAAAGGCGAGGCGCGAGTCGCTCGAAAAACGGAGGTTCGAGGGCAATGTTGATTCGgccgatgacgaagacgacgagctgGATGCGGGGGGGACTGGCCGTACCCCAGCCTCTCCATCTGCTAAACACTCACGCGCTAAGCAACAGCTGCCCTCGTCCAAGCTTGGCAtcgagatgatgagggcaAACAGCCACGACAGCATGCTAGAGCCTCAGACACAAGTAGCCACGCCGAATCATGAAGGTCAGCTCGAATTCCCCGAGAGTATCGCGCCGGAGATTGCCCCAACTCCTATCACGCCGCTTtccaaggtggtggaggatctCAACGAGGGAGTAGAGACGCCACCGGCTGCTGAGGGAGAAAGCGTCGACAAGGCAGATATCGACGTAGATGAGACTCCCCGTCCCAATTCGACCTTGGCATTCATGGCGTCCATTGACGAAGACCCGACTCCTCGCCCCCCTGCGCGGGTAACCGATAGAGACAACGTCTTGCCTTTTTCTGGGATCTAG